Genomic window (Xylanimonas protaetiae):
GAGCGATGCCGGAGCGACCACGCCTGCTCGGCGGCGAAGCGTTGGCGAGATCCTTGCGAACCCTGGCGCTCCGGCCACTGTTTGCTGCGCTCCCGCCGGGCGAACCTGGTGGTGGCCGCGGAGCCCACGATCTCCCGGCCGCCACCGGCGGGCCGCCAGACCGGCCCGCCACGACCGGAAGGACAGCATGACTCGCATCGCCATCAACGGGTTCGGCCGCATCGGCCGCAACGTGCTGCGCGCGCTCCTGGAGCGCGACACGGACCTCGACGTCGTCGCCGTCAACGACCTCACCGACCCGGCCGCGCTCGCCCGGCTGCTCGCGTACGACACGACCGCCGGGCGCCTCGGGCGGCCGGTCACGGTCGACGGCGACACCCTCGTCGTCGACGGCCGCCGCATCCGCGTGCTCGCCGAGCGCGAGCCCGCCGACCTGCCGTGGAAGGAGCTCGGCGTCGAGATCGTCGTCGAGGCGACCGGCCGCTTCACCGCGGCCAAGGCGGCCCGTGCCCACCTCGACGCCGGGGCGCGCAAGGTGCTCGTCAGCGCCCCGTCCGACGGCGCCGACGTGACCCTCGCGCTCGGCGTCAACACCGAGGCGTACGACGCCGCGGTGCACACCGTCGTCTCGAACGCGTCGTGCACCACGAACGCGCTCGCACCGCTCGCGTCCGTGCTCGACACGCTCGCGGGCATCGAGCACGGCTTCATGACCACCGTCCACGCGTACACGCAGGAGCAGAACCTGCAGGACGGCCCGCACCGCGACCCGCGGCGCGCCCGCGCCGCGGCCGAGAACATCGTGCCGACGACGACGGGGGCGGCCAAGGCCATCGGCCTCGTGCTGCCGCAGCTCGACGGGAAGCTCTCGGGCGACTCGATCCGGGTGCCGATCCCGGTCGGCTCGATCGTCGAGCTCAACGCCACCGTGGCCCGGGACGTCACGCGCGACGACGTCATCGCCGCCTACCGTTCCGCGGCCGCGGGGAGCCTCGCGGGGATCCTCGAGTTCTCGGAGGACCCGCTCGTCTCGTCCGACATCGTCGGCAACCCGGCGTCGTCGATCTTCGACTCGATGCTGACCCGCGTCGACGGGAAGCACGTCAAGGTCGTCGCCTGGTACGACAACGAGTGGGGCTTCTCGAACCGCGTGGTCGACACGCTGGAGCTGCTCGCGGCGTGACGCCCTGGACGGAGGAGGGAGCCCTGGCCCGCACGGACGGCGGGCCAGGGCTCCGTGCCGTCAGCCGATGTGGCTCTCAGCCGAGAACACGCACGTGCCTGCGCGCCTGGGAGCCCAGCGACGTCACGAGCCTGCCGTCGAACGTGACGAGGAGGTGCCCGCCGCGATGGCGAGGGTTCAGCAGGTGCGTGTCGGTCACCTGCTTCGTCCCGGTCACATGGCTTGTCAGAGCGCGATGGTCCGCCAGGGAGGTGCTGTCGGGCACGAACGACGCGTGGCGCAGCGCCTTGATGCTGCGCAGCGTCGCCATCGCCTCCGTGACGCTGACCTGACGGCCGACGACCGACGGGTTCATCACCAGGCGGACCAGCCCGATCTCGGTCACCGGCGTCGTGGCGAAGGCTGGCGTGTCGCGGAGCCAGCGCAGCACGGCCGGATGATCCTCGTGCGCCTCGAGCGCCACCGCCACGAGCACGTCGACGTCCGGCAGCTCAGTCCTCGGCAAGGGCGTCCTCGACCATCTGCCTCGTCACGTGGTGGCCGCGGGCGGTGATCGTCACGAGCCTACCCAGGGGGTCGTAGTCAAGGTCGGCACGCTCGATCTCGGCGGCTCGCTCCGCTGCCAGCTCGACGAGGATCTCGCCAGGGCTGCGGTCCGGGAAACGGGTCGCGCCGATGCTCACGATCCGCTCGACACGCGGACCGCGCGTGATCTGGGTGCGCGGATGGACGGTGGGCATGCCACACGTGGACCACCGATCCGACGACCAGGTGGTACACCGTGTGCTCGTCGTGCTCGTCGTGCTCGTCGTGTTCGTCGGGCCGCGAGCCGTCAGGCCCCGACGTCGCCGTCGACGTAGAGCCAGCGGCCGTCCTCGCGCACGAAGCGGCTGCGCTCATGGAGGCGGCCGCGC
Coding sequences:
- the gap gene encoding type I glyceraldehyde-3-phosphate dehydrogenase codes for the protein MTRIAINGFGRIGRNVLRALLERDTDLDVVAVNDLTDPAALARLLAYDTTAGRLGRPVTVDGDTLVVDGRRIRVLAEREPADLPWKELGVEIVVEATGRFTAAKAARAHLDAGARKVLVSAPSDGADVTLALGVNTEAYDAAVHTVVSNASCTTNALAPLASVLDTLAGIEHGFMTTVHAYTQEQNLQDGPHRDPRRARAAAENIVPTTTGAAKAIGLVLPQLDGKLSGDSIRVPIPVGSIVELNATVARDVTRDDVIAAYRSAAAGSLAGILEFSEDPLVSSDIVGNPASSIFDSMLTRVDGKHVKVVAWYDNEWGFSNRVVDTLELLAA
- a CDS encoding TA system VapC family ribonuclease toxin translates to MPRTELPDVDVLVAVALEAHEDHPAVLRWLRDTPAFATTPVTEIGLVRLVMNPSVVGRQVSVTEAMATLRSIKALRHASFVPDSTSLADHRALTSHVTGTKQVTDTHLLNPRHRGGHLLVTFDGRLVTSLGSQARRHVRVLG